A portion of the Gossypium arboreum isolate Shixiya-1 chromosome 8, ASM2569848v2, whole genome shotgun sequence genome contains these proteins:
- the LOC108474558 gene encoding uncharacterized protein LOC108474558, whose product MALNNKLKTLETRIGNGRAESEPDSEEDLEELQSDVKEMAEKILEYRATIPDQLKTTLDSILSTQRPDLPGIDDGSDPGPSAQNNADSKEMKSDDEQRAEEKIRSLKGKISSNISAIPVVLKRMKVCISRIEKLESCNGIIHPALKKRKLVDPMKLYFHN is encoded by the exons ATGGCTCTGAACAACAAGCTCAAAACCCTAGAGACCCGCATTGGCAATGGACGGGCCGAATCGGAACCCGACTCCGAAGAGGACTTGGAGGAGCTGCAATCAGATGTGAAGGAAATGGCAGAGAAGATTCTAGAATATAGAGCTACTATTCCAGATCAGCTTAAGACGACTCTCGATTCAATTCTTTCCACTCAAAGACCCGATTTGCCCGGCATTGATGATGGGTCGGATCCTGGACCTTCTGCACAAAATAATGCAG aTTCAAAAGAGATGAAATCAGATGACGAACAAAGGGCGGAAGAGAAGATACGATCACTTAAAGGCAAAATTTCGAGTAACATTTCAGCAATACCGGTTGTTTTGAAACGGATGAAAGTTTGCATTTCCAGGATTGAGAAGCTAGAGTCTTGCAATGGCATTATACACCCTGCTTTGAAAAAGAGAAAATTAGTTGATCCAATGaagctttattttcataattGA
- the LOC108474559 gene encoding uncharacterized protein LOC108474559, with protein sequence MNPQADKLVRRITMVATVTASYFLLTADYGPEPNVLDPIKKSILSAQSSLKEFIVGSSREEHQGSSQSSNNNAKEHP encoded by the exons ATGAATCCCCAAGCAGACAAGTTGGTGAGGAGGATCACCATGGTGGCTACTGTCACTGCCTCTTATTTCCTTTTAACCGCTGACTATGGCCCTGAACCTAATGTTCTCGACCCT ATCAAGAAGAGCATACTATCAGCACAAAGTTCACTGAAAGAGTTTATCGTGGGATCATCGAGGGAAGAACATCAAGGAAGTTCGCAGAGTTCCAACAACAACGCTAAAGAACACCCGTAG